The DNA segment atgatggctcagtggttaagagagtgTACTGCTCtcccaggggacctgagttcagttcccagaacccttAATCAGGTGGCTGTTAAGTCCAGTTTTAGGAGATCTGATTCCCCTGGTCTCACAGGACACATGCATTCTCATAATatacacattcagacacacatatacacataattaaataataaaaattcttaaaTCAAAAAGCCAATGTAGTATTTAGTAGCCCAGTAGgggtttgcatgtgtgcataaacTTGCAAGTATGcgtctcactcactcacacatacatacacgcacacaacgcatgcacacatgtaatttttaaaaactttattttaaaaggaaaaagacagaaagaaaagccagaattggagagctggctcaggttagagcacttgctgctcttacagacaactggggtttgattcccaacagccACACAgcacctcacaaccatctgttaactccagtcccagggtatCTAAACACTCTCTCTGACCTCAGCAGACATcatacacgtacacgtacacgcgcacgcacacacgcacacacacactcacacacacacacacacacacacacagtgcacagacacatCCAACtcatacatatttttataaaattataaaaatacataaatgttaaaaattgatAAAGAAACAACCAGTGTCATATTTCAAAAGTCAAGTTGCTAAAAACAAGCTTAGGGCCAAGAATGAGGCCCAGAAGTTGAGGTGTCCTGAGAGCAAGAAAGCCCCAGATAAAGACTGGCTGGCAATGCCCCCAGCCACATACTATCCCACAAAAtacaagacaaagaaaaaaaacatgggtttggggatttagctcagtggtagagcgcttgcctagcaagagcaaggccctagcaaggccctgggttcggtccccagctccaaaaaaaaaaaaaaaaacccaggaagaTAAGAGGCAGGGGCAAGGAACAGAACTAGACAGGAGAGCAATGTCAAGAGTTACATAGGTAACCTCAGAGCCCAGGCTCTTCCAGAAATGCCTTTTGCCCAGGGCTGGGGTCTTCTCAGGTCTAGTCCTTGCTCATCAGTGCCTGCGGTGCTTCTCAGCTTCATAAGGTTCTCACCACAAGAAAGAGACAGCCCAATACTACCTCCACAGTGGAAACCCTAGTGATAAATAATTGAATGCTTACCCCTACTTTCCGCAAGAGATCTCCCACGATGTTTAGTGCTGATATCCTAGCAGAAGGAGTTAGTGGACTGGTTCCAAAGCCATTTGGTATagctacagaaagagaaaagcagagtAATGCCATCAGCAGCCCCCTTTATATTTGGGTTATATTGGATGATGTTACAAAGTCAAACACATTTGAAGCAATATCATACTGTTTCAAGGTACAAAGTATAAAGAGAAAAGACTCTTAATGATCAGACTACATCAGTGTGCCACGTCTCCAAACTGCTGCCAGGACAAAGATACTGAAACATCAACAGGAATTGCTGGAGACCCTGAGAACAGAACTCTGAGGGCAGAGGGCTGTCCACTGTTACCCTAACAGATGCTACAAGGATGTTTCCTTATGAGTATCGtgccacacatgaacacacagagactgtggcagcacgCACAGTGCCTGCACAAGTCCAAGCCAGCCAGAAAGCCAGCTAAGATGGGAAGTGCATGAGAATCCCTAACCAAGGAGCCATTGCCAATTAACTGACAACAATCCACAGAGGCAAATTAGTTTCTCCAAGGGCATCTGACAGGGTCGACCATACTCACAGGCAGGCTCTATGCCCAGTAGCAGAGGACCAACACAACCAACTCAAAGGTATTCTTAGACCTTTTTTTGGTCTCCTACTGTTTTGGTTCAGCATTTTTTACCTTTCTGATCTTCTGCCTGTACATTACATTCTCAGTTCTGTGTTTTATGGGCTGGGTGtgtctgcatatgtatgtgtttctcaTGTTCTGTTTTTCCTGTTAGTTCATCAGCTTTGTTTTACTCTTGTTTGTTTGAACTTCCCTGTTTTCCTAAGACAAAGAAAGGTAATAGTAAAAGGTATAAGAAGGTATAGTGTTGGAAgggtgaagaggaaggaagggtctGGGAAGGGATGAGGGAGGGAAAACAGGATCAGAATGTTGTATAAAAAAATTACTtgcaattgaaaaaaataaaagaatacgcCAAACTGGGTACAGTTATAGGCAGGGAATCTttgtgaggttgaggccagccttgtgtgtgttgggggggcggggggggggggggggagacagagacagagtaccAGGGTAGACAGGACTACAAAGTGAAACCAtatctcaagagaaaaaaaaaaaaaaggaaaagcaaggcaagacaaagagaagagaaatactgtgcaggggctggagagatggctcagtggttaagagcactgactagaTGAGTACacctacaatgtactcacatatatgaaacaaataaatctaaaaaaccacacacatataaaagaaatactgtgCCAAGCCAGTAATCAGCATGATAATATTCTCAATAATGAAATGTGACTGATAAAGGAAATTGAATCCCtttcattcatttaaattaatataaagtTTAACAGTCACTTGTGGCTACTTGAGCAGCACAAATACAGGAAATGCTGTCCTAATTGCCCAGAGAACCTCCTCTCACTCTAgagaataaaatgtattttaagaagGGCAAGAGGAGACAGCGTCTGTTGAGGGTGAAAAAAGGGCGAGTGGAGGAAGCTGGGATACGAACTGCAGACTACCTAAACAAGCTGGAACTGGAAAGCTCTGGGATTGCACTGCAAGGCTCTAAGACTGGTTACAGACTGCTTTACCTCTTATGTGCACATAACAAACACTGACTGACAACAGGTGAATCTTACCAGTTCCCCTGAATGTTACCTTAGTGCGTAGTTCAAGACCTATCCAACAGAATGTTCTGAGCCAACCATATAGCAATCCAAATAGTAACTTAAAGATTCTCTTCATATCTGTATCCTGTTTTTCTATGACATACTAAATGGCAAAAGCGAGAAATAATTATTTAGGTAGGATCAAAAAACTTAACATGAGAGactgggtgtgatggcacatgcctgtaatcccagaacatgggagggagaggcgcaaagatcaggaattaatTCAAAGGTCATCTTCAGGACAGCCTAGGCTTGATGAGACTACACCTCAAAACtaaacaccaggggctggggatttagctcagtggtagagcgcttacctaggaagcgcaaggccctgggttcggtccccagctccgaaaaaaagaaccaaaaaaaaaaaaaaacaaaaacaaaaaaaaaactaaacaccaATCTATGGTAGCAAAGAAATGTGTAAGGaataactcaaagaaaaatccTCTGTAAAACTTGATCTTCTTGTACTTTCAAATTCTCTACATGGAACTGAAATTATAGCTCAGTGTCAGTGCCTTAGCCAAGCACATacagagctctgggttcaatccccaggcccAAAACAGACAAATTAGACAGACAGAGAAATCTGCACGAACATATATCACAATAACCAAAATAAGCTTTTAAAACTTTTAACTTTTTAACTTGCGGGGCATGGTGGCACtccataaccccagcactcaggaggtggaggcacgGAATCTCTTGAGTTAGaagccggcctggtctacagagtgagttccaggagccAGAACTactcagagagagaccctgtcttggaaaacatagaaataagtaactttttcggagctggggaccgaacccagggccttgcgcttcctaggcaagcgctctaccactgagctaaatccccaacccaaataaGTAACTTTTAACTTTAAGAATTTTACTTAAGCTGCTCTTGTGTTGAGTGCAGACTTCATCTCACAGTGACCTAGAAAAACAATTCTACCTTTGTTTCCTGGATACTAAAGTAACTTGTTCATCATTTAACTGTAGCAGCTTCCCTACATCAGCAAATGCATTTCAAACCCATCATCTAACATGGctgaaagagaaaatacaaaccTTTTGGTGAAGGAAAACTGTTTTCTGTGCCTTTCCCCACAGGCGTTGCAGGCAAGGAGAGCGAAGCCTGGACGGCAGAATCCATCTTCTCACAGTCCAGAGTTGGAGAGCTGGGAGCAGACTTTCGGGTCACTTCCTGTTGCCGTTCCCGAACTGCTAGCTCTTGCCTTAAATCTGCAAAATGTTGCAAACAAAAGCAGGAATCCTCATTAGAGAGAGCAACTATATCCTGGCTCAAGTCCCAACCAAAACACTGTAAGACATTCCTCCTAAGTTACAGTTTCTCAAAACAAGCTTCTATTCTAAAAATGTTTATCTCTGGAAAAAAATGTGAACTTCCCTAGAATTTAAAAATGTGGGatagtgagatggcttagtagcTTAAGGCATTTGttaccaagcctgacagcctgagctccatccccaagACAGACATGGTAGACTGAGAAACAAACCCTACGAgatatcctctgacttccacatctgTACAGtggcacgcacacacgcatacacacagtaaacataatttttaaaaaaataattttaaactgcTATAACCTCTCAGAGAACAATATTATGCCCAAAGGCAGAAAGAAATTGAGCAGTGAGAGCTGGAGACGGCTTTTCCGCTAGACAAGTTCAGTTCCTAATCCATGTCAGACAGATGCCTCtaactctagcttcaggggatctaacaccctcttctggcctctgcagacacctgcACATAAgtggcatgcacatacacacataaaataatgtctttaaataaaaaaaaaaaaaaagggctggagagatggctcagtggttaaaagcactgattgctcttctagaggtcctgagttcaaatcccagcaaccacatggtagctcacaaccatctgtaaatgggatccaatgccctcttctggtgtgtctgaagagagctaaagtgtactcatatacaataaataaataaatctttaaaaaaaaaaaaagaggacacaaagtaGAACTCATAGTGAAACTAAATAACACAAAATATTCCTAAACAACTtctcatgtgtatatatatatatatatatatgtatatgagatatatatgtatatatatatgtgtgtgtgtgtgtgtattgcatatGTCACAGATTACTACGAAAAACCAATGaagattttaagttttatattttttttaattattattttgtttaaacaaagtctcactatgtagttctggtaGGCCTGGAGTTctctatgtagatgaggctggcctcaaacttacaaagaTCCAATTGTCTTTGCTTTCAGAGTacctggattaaaggcatgcactactacacctcagattttttttaaactaccaCTATGAAATCCTTTTTCAATActgaatttttaatgttttaaattatataatgaccctgaaaaatatcttatgttaaaagaaaaaggataaaaagaagcagatctctgagaaatttaaagccagccttgtctacatagagagtcccaggacaaccagggctatgcaAAAAGATTCTatttcaggaaaagaaaaacaggccAGGCAGCGGTGGTTCATGTCTTTAATTaagaccagcacttgggagacagatgcaaacggacctctgtgagtttggggccagcctgagctacagaagaagttccaagacagccagggctacacagaaaaactgtcttgaaaaaacaaaaaagaaaaaaagaaaaaggaaaaacaaaacaaaggatacGAAGTTACTCTACTTTTGAGATCAAAAACGTCAAAACAGGATTACAGACTGACACATGCAACCTATATCCACAACAGCCTTGTTCACAGGAACTAAAGACGCAAGCCGCCCAATGCCCATTCACAGAGGAGAAGAAATGATGGAGTGGAGTTCTTAATCCATTTTCTGTAAGAAGGGGGAATGAACAAATTCTCAAAAGCTGTACTTTGAACTCCACACTCATGCAGGCAGGCACAgacatcactcacacacacacacacacacacacacacacacacatttaaaaaattttgtaaacaaaaaaaaaatccagtcacAACAACATAAACAAACCTTGAAGACACTAAAGTTAAATCAACCAGTCacataaacaataataaatattttaaaaccatcTCGGTATGGTGgcacagttttaatttttaattccagcacttgagaggttagaggcagggagatctctgattTGGAGGCCAGtatgatctacatagtgagatctaggccagccagggctatacagttgagacctagtctcaaaaaacAGGATAGACAAGAGATTAAAtttgtaatgttttgttttgttttggggttcttttgctgttgttgttgttgttttgttttgttttgtttttactgcaATTAAAATAAGTAAGATGCTGGGGGAAAAACTCAgggatagagcacttgcctagcaggcactAAGTCCCACCACCTCAAAACAAATGATGAGACGAACAAAAAACAAgactggggatggagcccagagGTGTGGTGCTTGCCTGTCATatacaaggccctgtgttcactCCTACTACTGTGAAACAAGACCTATAAATAAACAATACCAAGATAATAACTTATatattacaaaaattaaaacaattcttcaggggctagagaggtagctcagcaCATAaaaagcactcactgctcttccaaaggactaggggtttggttcccagcacccatgtgctAGCTCACAattatctctaactccagttgcagggatctgatgccctcttctagctccTGAGAgcaccaagcattcaaacagtaCACAagcatgcagccaaaacactctttacacataaaacaaaccttttaAAACCTATAACTTAAAAAGAactgttcaggggttggggatttagctcagtggtagagcgcttgcctagcaagtggaaggccctgggttcggtccccagctccgaaaaaaagaaaaaaagaaaaaaagaaaaaataaataaataaaaagaactgtTCAGATGATTACAGCGCCctcatgaaaaagaaaataaaaggcacTGAAAATCTATAGAGAGAGATGACATAGTTGAACACACCTTCTGTAGAACTTCCCTCTCTTCTCAGCACAATGAGACTCAGAGTATTATAGCGGAAACAAGAGAAGGGACAGTAAATGCTCCCTGCTGCTGAGCCATCACCTCTCCAGACCCAAACCTGCTCTAAAAAATTTGTGATGCCAAGGTTACAGaggtgactcagaggttaagagcactgactgctcttccagaggttctgagttcaattcccagcaaccacatggtggctcacaaccatctatgatgaggtctggtgccctcttctggcctgcaggcacacaaacaggcagaatgctgtatacaaaataaatttataaaaaaaaattgtgatgcCATGTATATTCCCCATattaagcagaaaaaaaaaaaagagaaatatatgtGTCTATTTTCATCTGGAAAGAAGGAGGAAATTATGTAAGAAGTCAGAAATTATATAAGGGAaaatatacagacatatacaacCATAAAAAATGAACTAAATATATCAAATTACTAGTGGGCTTTCCTTCTTTATAATATTCtcaattggggttggggatttagctcagtggtagagcacttgcctagcaagcgcaaggccctgggttcggtccccagctccggaaaaaaataaaataaaataatattctcaATTGTACTGTGtttctgaggagaaagaagtTTTAAACAAAGTGTGTACTAGTTACACGTATAATATGTAAACAgattgatatatgtatatataaaatgatatgtatataaaatgaagttatttaaatacaatcaataaataaaaaaatcccaacTGAGTGCAGTATGACACTGAAAAAGCTCAAACTCTGTGCCTCCTTTTTCTCATCTATAATATGGAGGTCACAGCTACTTCTTAGTGCTGATGATATGGGTATGAAATAAATTGCCAGGTTAAACGCACTTTGGCACAGTGACTGAAAGAAATTTAAAGGCATATAAAACTAGAACTTCAGAGAAACTGAAGGCTGGAAACAGCTTGGAAGCagagtgcttacccagcatgctCAAGACCCTGTGATCCTAGCACCATCAAAAGGCTTAGTCCTTGACTTACTCAGGGACCAGGCAATGGATAAATACTTGCCAAGTTATAAAGCTTACTTACCTCTTGCTTCATCCTTTAACCTCTGTACTGAGACCAACAAAGATTCCTTTTCATCAAGTTCACTTTCTAAAAATGCATTTCGTTCAATGGCCTGATTTAGCCTTTGTTCAAAGTCTTCCAGTGAAACTATTGTTGccctttaaaacaaaattatttgaaGCCCATGAATTAAACAGCATGTACAAACAGCTAGTACAAAAGAAAATCAGTTTATCTCCTGCCATTCTTAACCAAGTCAACCTGACCCAATTTGGAGAATGATCTCACTCCATTCAGCAAAAATTAACACATACTTACTCTTGTAGCCTCCCATTCCCTGGTTATCTGCTACAGAAATAAAATTCTCCAACCTAAAGTTACAACTCAGAATACCAattccaaccttttttttttcctatggggacactgtagctatctttatacacaccagaagagggcacaggatcccattacagatgtttgtgagccactctgtagttgctgggaattgaattcaaacctctggaaaagcagtcagcaCTTCTTGATGAGGTTTCTCAAGCCCTAAAACAGTCTCTTAATAAAAtacttcctggggttggggatttagctcagcggtacagcgcttgcctatcgagcacaaggccctgggttcagttcccggctctgaaaaaaaagaaaaaaaaaaaaaaccttcctgcTCTGAAGCCTCttcactgtctctctgcctaGTTAACTTTTCTTCTTTGCAGACTGGGCCCCAACTTGTAAAAAGGCtttctcagggctggggatttagctcagtggttggtagagcgcttacctaggaagcgcaaggccctgggttccgtccccagctccgaaaaaaagaaaagaaaaaagaaaaaaaagaaaaagaaaaagtaacagacactctggaggcagaaacaggcagatctctgagttcgagatcCACCTAACTCAGTCTCCCATGTACTGGGATTCAAGGTGAGTACTACCAAGCCTGGCCTATTGTTTTGTTCCATTTCCTTTAAATCCACTGAGTCACAAAGGACGTAAGACGCTGAAGGAGAAATGGGTTGCTGATGGGTGAAAACTTAGCTGACAACTGGCTATGCTCATAGAGTGCACAGCACCCCTTACCGTTTTGCTCGCTCCAGGTCATCATTGGCCTGCTCCAGCTCTCTCACATACTTATGCAGTTGCTCCTTAATGGCCCGGGTCTGACTTAAATCATCTTCTAACACTGAGACCTGCTTATAGCTCTGTGCATACTGATGCTCTAGTTTCTCCTGAAAGAAAAGGTGCAGAGAAGGATGTGTGATTAATACGTAATCATCTATTAATAAAGGAATTTCCcaaattaaaggagaaaaaaaggtgAGAGGACTTTACCACAATCTGAGTTGATTGTACCCCCTCCTTAAACTACACGGACAAAACCATTCTAAATCCTTAATTCATATAAAACGAATATAGTAACAattctctcagaaaaaaaatgatcttactgaaaaataaaataatagaatcctttcctcaaaatctaaacctggggactggagagatgaagTTAAGAGGAAGTGATGCTCTTGCAAAGCCCAGAGGCTGATGGCCTGCACTCATGTCAAGTGGTccacaaacacctgtaaccccagctctaagAGATTCAATCAATGCTCTTTTCTAGACTCTGTGGGTACTGAACTCACATGGCATAGCCACAGAGACACATAACTTTAAaattaagtctttaaaaagaaaacctaaacatGATGGGGCAACCTCTAGGTTTGCAAAATGAGTGCAAAATCCATTCAGAGTTCAAAACCCCTACTCTTTTCCTGACCTCCTCCCAGCTCCCAACACATACTCCCTCTCAACAGAAATACTTTCAGGGCCCCAGGGGCCCTCAAATCACTAGGTCATTGATATTACTCTTGGTTACCCAACAGA comes from the Rattus norvegicus strain BN/NHsdMcwi chromosome 10, GRCr8, whole genome shotgun sequence genome and includes:
- the Ndel1 gene encoding nuclear distribution protein nudE-like 1 isoform X1, producing the protein MDGEDIPDFSSLKEETAYWKELSLKYKQSFQEARDELVEFQEGSRELEAELEAQLVQAEQRNRDLQADNQRLKYEVEALKEKLEHQYAQSYKQVSVLEDDLSQTRAIKEQLHKYVRELEQANDDLERAKRATIVSLEDFEQRLNQAIERNAFLESELDEKESLLVSVQRLKDEARDLRQELAVRERQQEVTRKSAPSSPTLDCEKMDSAVQASLSLPATPVGKGTENSFPSPKAIPNGFGTSPLTPSARISALNIVGDLLRKVGALESKLAACRNFAKDQASRKSYVPGSVNCGVMNSNGPECPRSGRATFFHKGQEKVIFPTLFMGNSICLLCFLLCLNHAVWWKTH
- the Ndel1 gene encoding nuclear distribution protein nudE-like 1 isoform X4, with product MDGEDIPDFSSLKEETAYWKELSLKYKQSFQEARDELVEFQEGSRELEAELEAQLVQAEQRNRDLQADNQRLKYEVEALKEKLEHQYAQSYKQVSVLEDDLSQTRAIKEQLHKYVRELEQANDDLERAKRATIVSLEDFEQRLNQAIERNAFLESELDEKESLLVSVQRLKDEARDLRQELAVRERQQEVTRKSAPSSPTLDCEKMDSAVQASLSLPATPVGKGTENSFPSPKAIPNGFGTSPLTPSARISALNIVGDLLRKVGALESKLAACRNFAKDQASRKSYVPGSVNCGVMNSNGPECPRSGRATFFHKGN
- the Ndel1 gene encoding nuclear distribution protein nudE-like 1; the encoded protein is MDGEDIPDFSSLKEETAYWKELSLKYKQSFQEARDELVEFQEGSRELEAELEAQLVQAEQRNRDLQADNQRLKYEVEALKEKLEHQYAQSYKQVSVLEDDLSQTRAIKEQLHKYVRELEQANDDLERAKRATIVSLEDFEQRLNQAIERNAFLESELDEKESLLVSVQRLKDEARDLRQELAVRERQQEVTRKSAPSSPTLDCEKMDSAVQASLSLPATPVGKGTENSFPSPKAIPNGFGTSPLTPSARISALNIVGDLLRKVGALESKLAACRNFAKDQASRKSYVPGSVNCGVMNSNGPECPRSGRATFFHKGAVNGFDPAPPPPGLGSSRPSSAPGMLPLSV
- the Ndel1 gene encoding nuclear distribution protein nudE-like 1 isoform X3; this translates as MDGEDIPDFSSLKEETAYWKELSLKYKQSFQEARDELVEFQEGSRELEAELEAQLVQAEQRNRDLQADNQRLKYEVEALKEKLEHQYAQSYKQVSVLEDDLSQTRAIKEQLHKYVRELEQANDDLERAKRATIVSLEDFEQRLNQAIERNAFLESELDEKESLLVSVQRLKDEARDLRQELAVRERQQEVTRKSAPSSPTLDCEKMDSAVQASLSLPATPVGKGTENSFPSPKAIPNGFGTSPLTPSARISALNIVGDLLRKVGALESKLAACRNFAKDQASRKSYVPGSVNCGVMNSNGPECPRSGRATFFHKGQEKVIFPTLFMGQ